Part of the Lates calcarifer isolate ASB-BC8 linkage group LG6, TLL_Latcal_v3, whole genome shotgun sequence genome, TGATGTGTAAAGCTCCTaaacattctctctctctctctctctctcttcagcaTCCTGctagaaaaaatgttttttttttttgtttttttttttttaagtatcagggtttaaaatcaattttattGCCATTTGCCTTGCAATGTTGGACTGCAGTATTCCTATGTGAAGCAATAGCTTTGTTATGCCTCATCATATACTGCTGGTTggtctcaccctctctctctctctcactctcatatacacacaaatcaGCGATGAGTCACCATCATCGCACCATCACTCAGGCACACAAAAAACCTGttccacactcacacatacacaaacacacacctccacagtgctgcagtgtgcGCACAGATACAGTGCCTGAGTGCAAGAAGAagataaaaacatacagtaccaACGGCTCAgttgttaaaaacaacacaccgCTCCACTTTATACCAGCAAGAGAGCAACAGAAATCTGAAACAGCGATTAGTGTTAAAACCAAGGAAACATGATCAGATTTTAAACCCCTGCGGTTTACTTCCAACACTCTTCCCACTTACAACTGATGAGGTCATTCTCAAGTGTGTAATAAATCTACCTGTAACTGACTAAACCATGCACAGTTTACATGAGACAAAATGAGGCATACACAGCTCGACTACTATCAATTCACTGGTGACATAATCCATGTATCGAGTCCAGGAAAAGCTTCTTAGTGATCAGCATTATGTAACATTGGTTTGTTGCTACCAGATTGTGACTACCTGCCAACCACCAGATACCATGATGAGCAAATGCCCTCCAAATATTTATAATGCAAAGTGCTCATGGAAATGTGTGCAAGTGCCTCTGCTTGCTTATACTGCCACCCAATGGTCATTTAATAAAGATACTGTAAAGCTTGCAGAGTACATtatgtaaatgtactgtatatgcatgcATGAATATGTTAATGTATACAGGAAGTGGAGGTAACAGCACTGACAATTTGTATGGTTTAGAACTTGTCAAAGggtcatgtgtttgtgtacagaatTTTTTCAGGCTATGGTTTGTGGTGATGTTGTATTGTACATGCGCCTCTGTTATTGTGTCTAGTCTCTGTTTATGTATGTGAATCACAAGTGTGTTCTTGTGATTCACACATTCAGGCTGTTTGTAGTGCTTTTATATCGCAACGCTGAAAATAAACTCCTTGCAACTCACAGGCtatatggccaaaagtatgttGACGCCCAAACATTACACCCAGATCTGACTGCTGAACATCCTGgattttggaacctggctgcaggaatttgctcccattcagccaaAAATAGTATCAGTTACTTTACATTTCCAATCTGTGCGCAGAGAATGCTGTTGTATGGTTTCCTTTAATATGTGTTCATAGcttgtattttttatgtgacATATGCTACTTCTGATCGTCATGTACTAAAGGTAAGGTAAAATAATGCCGTATTTTCACAGTGCTATTATAGCTTTGTCAACCCTGGAGAAATTGTTAGCTTGTAATCTTGTAATATTCAACAGTTTCAACGATGTTGTCTGTGCTGCATGgaagaataaagaaaagaagCTACAGTAAGTGttgtcttttaaatgtattatttttccTTTACTAAAACGGTCTGATGACGTGGTGGCAGTACGATGGCTAGAAAAGTATCACAATACACCCGGAAAGATATTCTGTTCCCTGGTCTTTGAAAACACTTAACTAATTTTGGCACAATTATTGCACGTTCAGTGAATTTAAGGAAACAAGTTGACAGAATAGGCAACATGGACCAAGTGTCATGTGGACTCACTCATATTAGAAATATTAGTTTCTTTATTGGGGCCAAATTGGACTTCACAGttcattttttgttcatttttgatGAAGGTGGTCTTAGAAATTATCAtgatctaaaaataaaatcactttcaCTTTGCCTAGTAGCACCCTCCTCGTGTACCTACAGCTATACAACCTGTCTGTGTAAAAAAATTACAGGACaaattgttaaaaaatgtaagttctgttgctgtttgtggtgTGGATTTAAAAGATTATGATTTGTATGTTAACTGGAACTACAGAATAATGTACTGGTGTCCTGCAATTCTATCAATTCCTGCACTGTAAATTTTAAATAACACCAAGAAAATTATGTCAGACATACCAAGATTTATGTGCCCAAAAATCAGTTGGTAAATACACCCATCAAGCACTCTACaaggaacaccatactaatacaGGGAAGGACCTCTCTTTGCTCCCAAAACAGCCTCGGTTTTCCATGGCATGGATTcaacaagatgttggaaacattcccTTGAGATTCTGCTCCACAATGACATTGACACTGCCACTGGATTCAGATCCAGTGACTGGGAAGGCCACTGAAgcacactgaactcattgtcatgatCATTGGTGAGCGTGTGcctgctgcagcctcagatttctctACTTGGCGACAGGAGActtggtcttctgctgttgtaacCCATTCATGCTTCTGCCATGTTGTGCCTTCTGAGAAGCTTTTTTGCTCACCGCAGTTGTAAAGAGTGATTATCTCCGGTATtttagcctttctgtcagctccaaccagactgaccattctcctctgacctctctccaTCTGCAGAATTGCCGCtcactgaatgttttttgtttttcgcaccattctgagtaaactctaaAGACTGTAGCATGTGAAAATCCTAGGAGATCAGCAGCAAAGATGGAAGCACACTGCTGTATTAAATATCACTGTAGGAGAAGATGATTTCCCTTAATTGGAACTAAGGAACGAAGTCCAAAAAACTGCCACAGACTACAAGTACTTTTGGACATGTGCTGTGCATTTTTTCAAGGTCTCAAAGCACCTGAtctctgtaaatgttaaatataatgaagcctgtgtgtgtgtatattatcactgttttcacagactTCTGTTCCAGGCATAAActtactgttgttttgttttgggggtGAACTTCTGTCAACGCTCGCTCTCTGCTCATATcgctccttctccttctctcgtTCCCTCCCTCTCTCGTTCCCTCTCCCTCAGTGCGCTGTGGTGAAGTTTGGGCTGGAAGTGATCCCTCCGGTCGAAGTAAACTCTGGGTTTGAAGTGGTGGTACCTGTGGATGCTAGAGCCAGGTTTGTAGAATGGATGATCATCCCTCGGAAAACTGCATCATCAGCAGAGGGGAAAATCAACCTCAATGTTATCATCAATACTTTGCAAGGTAACTCAGGACAAATATTGACtgggaggaaaacaaactgcaaGGCGCtccctgttttcaagccatcAGTCTCACCGAGGTCTGTAGAATCGACCTCCAAACTTTGGTTTGTAAGAACCGAACGACCATGCCCTTGGCCTGGAAGGACTTTGCACTCTTCTGATAGCTCTCTTCTCGTCCTGAATGGACACGAGTAAAACAATTTCCAACAATGTAGTACTTTacaaagagagcagagcagtTGTACAGTCTAAAAAGGTCATTTTGAGACGCAACATCAGAAGACATGACGTACCTGCAGGGGAGACACAGAGCTGTCAGTGGGTCTCTTGTCAACAGACTCATCACTGCATTCCCTGTGCCGCACTGTGGAGCcctggagagagaaagcacCACGTTAATCACATTTAATATGGTGTTACAGTACAGGTAGCATATGATATCATTAGTGtattaaaggagaaaaataatctgcaactattttgatattCGATTGATAATTTGggtcatttttaaagcacaaatgCCAAAGCATTCTCTAGCTTCAACTTTTCAGAAGGTGAAGATCTCCAGCtttcttttttatgtgaaaataaacagagaatcTTTTggttttttgactgtttgatTTGACAAAAGCAATATAAAGATGTCACCTTAAGATATCTCAGATTTTGATGGACATTTTATGTTAATGTCTGGCATTTTACAGACCAAGGAATAAtcaatttattaaaaaaaataatggacagattaaacaataattaaaatatcGCTGGGTGTACGTCTTGATAAATGCAGATAATCCTGAAACATTGTTGATGCAGATTTCTTGTTAAgttttggatgtttttattGCTTGTGAGCAGCCATTTTCAAGCTCCAAATTCAAGCCTTAAATCTAGTGTTAAAGACTGTAAAACCAGGAAACCTAATTTACATCTGGCTGTTGTAAACCTGGAGTATCAAGAGAGTAATGTACTCCTACACCACGCACTTCCTGGATAACAACAGAGTGACacatatttctaaaaataacCAACCACACACTTTTTTGATGCAGTCTCTTGCGTGTGAAGTTGTAGTGAAATTAAATGTCCATTGAAATGCTTCTGATGTATTTAGTGCTGAAAAATGCAGCACCAAGCAGCTATTACTTTAATTCTACAAAGTCCGCGCGCGTGTATGTGATACTCATTGGTGTCCTCGTGCTTAAAATGGCACTTTTAAATCTCCTATGGATTTATACTAGTATATGATATATTTGTGACTTTTGTTGTgcctttttaaattaattttcgAATGGATACATTTTAATTCAGCACtatttcaaatgtttaaaaataacgGTAGGACTCGTTGGTCAAAGGCTGAAGGAGGCAGGTTCCCAAGCAACCAATCCATGAGCGCACGAACCGCTTCATACTGTTTTTCTCTTCGGTCCCAGATAATGGTTTTACcttgctctgctgtgtgtcctGTGGTCGCGCATGGtccattttcttcctgtttgtaGCGTTGTTTGATGTGTACTGAAAGACACGCTCACTTTATTTCTCTAGAGTCCGGCAGACCAGGAAGCGCGTGACCTCTTAAATTAATGTCGTCAGTACATTTGGAAAGTTAAactttccatctctgtctcccgCACTGTTTGCTACCTCTCACTTTGCGCTGTGACGACGGGTTTTTAAAAGCTTTACCTTGTGGTTCAACAGCTCACACTGTCAACAACCTGCGTTTTCTGAGAGTTGACTCGCCGGAGAACAGTGAAACATGTCTTTACTTCCTTTATCTTCGTCCACCCAATCAGGTTCAGGCTGCGGTCATAAAGACCTGTCAAACACTAAAAAACAGAATCGGGCGTCTCTCCTGAAGACACGCAGGCGCAGTCCAGAGCATCTGGTGTCACACCTGCTTACACCTTTCTTCAACAGGAAGGCTGCGTTCATGACCGTGACTGAGTGTATTTCGACCAAACGATGGCGCACTCCAACAGAGACTGGGAGAGGAGCTGAGCAATAAGTGAggattttaaactgaaaaacaagcCTAAGAACCACATACTTTTTAAGATGCTGTGGCCTACAACAAAGATCAGTTTTAAGTGATGGAAATTTGTGAAAGATGTTGTCTGAGAATTGTGTACTGGGTAAGTATTTAACCAATGAAAGTACACCACTCACTTTCTACATATGAGAGGGGAGATTTTGTTTCTAAAAATAACCAACCCCACACAAGTCCTAATGCAGCATCTTAtgaattaaattgaaattattattatttcctctgAGCAGCCATGATGTTTCCCCGAACCCCAAACGCCTGGCTCAGTGTTGCAGTAAACTGCACTTCCATGTTTTTAAAGACTTGCCCACAGTGCAATTTTGTATTAATGAAATGtgaagatatatatatagactTCCATTCTCAGAATGAGTGTTGTATTGGGTCATGTGTGCTCATGAATCATTAAAGCATGAGTACTTAAAAAAGCTTTTCATTTCTCAATTAGTTAATCCTATATGTGAATTATTTTGTCCTGCACACACAGTACCTACATGCCTACATGGACTTACAAGACAACAAATAACTGTTGCAGAGGTGAAAATAATATCTGCCACAAGAAAAGGTTCCTTTCCTAAAATACAGGTCATGTTTTCATGATCCGAAGAAATAAAAGATATTTTGCCAGTAAGTGTAGTGTGAAAAGGTATTTTACAATGACCAATAAAAATAGCAGTGTCTTGTTTACTTGTGTTTCACAGAGGTAACACAAATATGAGCTCGACC contains:
- the LOC108889476 gene encoding LOW QUALITY PROTEIN: periphilin-1 (The sequence of the model RefSeq protein was modified relative to this genomic sequence to represent the inferred CDS: deleted 1 base in 1 codon), which codes for MDHARPQDTQQSKGSTVRHRECSDESVDKRPTDSSVSPLQDEKRAIRRVQSPSRPRAWSFGSYKPKFGGRFYRPRFPRDDHPFYKPGSSIHRYHHFKPRVYFDRRDHFQPKLHHSALREREREGREREKEKERYEQRASVDRSSPPKQNNTTRPFLPRSTTSRDKDMQFTVCQNQSRERDHRGTKSKEREQSRDRELPSTASQTAARDRAIQQKRKEIDEVYYQECEMFGLVAKMLIEKDPSLERPIQSSLQENLRDIGKRCVEAMEKFIEDYDSREPLH